AAAAATCAACATTGATATAAGCAAAGAAAAGTGAGTTAGATACAAGAAACTTACTTTGCAAAGATACAGAGGAACAGAGAGGGTAAGCCTACCTTAGAATGGTACTCACGCACAATCATCATAGGTATATTCTGGGTGACAGCTCCAACAAACTGGACCACATTCGGATGTCGCACCCTTTCTAATAATGTGAGTTCATGTTTGAAAGCATTTCTGGGTGAATTATTGAAATGGTCAAAATTTAGAGCCAATGTTGAGTAATTAAGTACAGAAAAAAAACAGCTATTTAGACCATCATCAACTTGAccagaaatcaaaataaaagtagTGATATATGCAGTCACTCCGACAGGAAACCAGCATCAAACAACCCGGTTGATTGGCAAGAAGCATATCATACAGACACTCACAAACATTTTCAATTGCTAAGGTGTATACATACATGGTATCAGGATCTGAATAACTGTCCTTGTCAAGTATCTTCACTGCAACCTTTGTGCCATTCCATTTAGCTACTTGGTATGTTCCCTGCAAACAGATTGACCAAACAACAATGAAGAACTAAACATGCAACATTATTCAGCTTAATAATGTGGAATGTTTATAGATCCATGAACTCAATTCCCACAAGTATCAACAACTTTTATTATACATGAAGCATCAGCACATTAGGTACCAAAAATTATCACTTTGCTGGTATTACTTATAATAAaccaaaagaacaaaatttaacaggaaaaaatgaaagatttgaggaaaaatattaaaacaaaaaataagatagTTGCCAAAGGAAGCCCGGTGCATAGGTCGCGAAATTTGGCAAAGCAAATATTTAATGCACAGTAGAAAACATCACATGCCAGATTACTAGTCATGCAAATTACATTACTAAAGCAAAATGTTACAGCACAGTATCTCAATTGACCAATTCGAAAGCAACAATAATGCTTCCTCAGAGTGAGAATAGTTGTGTCAGTTGCAGGTATCAACATGCCTTAATTTCCATGAATAAAACAAATACCATGTCCAGGTGGAATCCAAGTTGTCTAATAAGCCAAAAAAGCCATAACTACTGAATAACCAAATCAAATGTAACTaagtgaaagaaagagaaacatACCTTTGAAATACCATCACTCTTCCGAACCTGTAGTTCTACCGGGTTGAGTTCATATTCCGGAACTTCACGAGGATTCGCAACAGTCATTGGAGTCTTCCTGGTTTTCTAACCACGTCAAAGATAATTAATCAGTGAGTCCCTAAACTGAATCCAACATATTTACACTTACTTATTGATCCATAACAAACAAATAACGATAGAACAATACCGGTACTTTTGCTCCACGAGCCTTCAACATGTAATAAATTTCTGTATTTCCATAATATTTGGCATCGGCCGCCGCCTGCACATCCACACATCCATCACCATTTAACACAgagaaaatcaaatcaattttgcaCTCTCATCCGATCTCAAAGATTTGTATGTTAAAGTTTAttgatttgtttattgtttacaAATTAAACTTGATAATAACAGAGTTTAATTGCCATGCacctttttatattatcaaccaATCAAAGGTCAGATGAATTTTACAGTAATCATCATAGGTATgagtttattgaattttatgtaaactaccttaaaacttaaaaataagttatatctgtcataattttttttatcaaatgacAATATAAAGAGTGATTATTTTCACGATGATAGTGTCATCGTGGATATAAACATTTTTCATCAAGAATATAAATACTCTTTATACTTTCAGCATACAGAGTTGTAAAACTAAATtctcttttaaataattattataaaaattaacaaaattattatttatgactaTAATTTCTTCaataataagataatatatGGCGAGGAGAggagaggagaggagagagTGAAATTACCGTGCTGCCCCAGCGATCGCGAGCGTCGAGGTTGGCCTTGCGGCTGAGAAGTAGCCTGGCGACTTCGACGTGGCCTTCGCAGGCGGCGACGTGGAGGGCGGTGCGGCCGTCGAGGTCGATGCTGTTGACGTCGATGCCTTCGTTGAGCAAATCCTCAACTCCCTTGACGTCGCCGCGGCAGGCCATGAAGAGGAGCTGCATGGTGGAGTCCAGGTTCTCCGGCACGGTGAGCTCGGCGTTGCCGGAGCAGGGGCTGCGGCGAATCGGATCGAGCGAGGACTGGCGGCCGAAGCTGAAGCGCTGGTTGTTCCGGCGAGGATCCAGCGAGGCCTGGCGCGTGAACTGCCGCGAGAGGTTCCTCCGCAGCGACCCCGACGAGAACTGCCGCGAGATGCCGCGCTTCAGCTGCGCGGCAATGCTTTCCATGCCGCCGCCTCGAGGAGAAGGATTTTGCAacgcaacaaaaaaaaagaacttgtcagaaatgaaaacaacaaagagCGCGCTCTACATGTTGAAATGGAAGCAACCCTGCAGGTTattccaaagagaaaatgaaatgaatcgCGCGAGGGAGAATAAGAAGAggaatttcttttgtttttattcaaaCGCGATTGCAAGAAAGAAGGCGCAAATgtctctgtctctctcttttctttttctttcttctgaaTTGCCGCAATTAGACGAGGTGCTGTGATGCGTCCATCGGTTGACTTACGGGGACTCGTATCTTTGCTttctgaaaataataattattagggCTAGTAATACTCTGACATGATAATACCCCTGCGTAACTGTTTGGACCCGACCAATCTgccaaaaactaacaaatttgtaataatttttctttaccctaatctattttataacaaattaatgTATACATTCAaataaaacttctttttttcattttataattgcAAAACTAGCTCTCATTACTAACTCTGGTTAATATGTTGTTAACTTCTTTACACTTTTCTCTATCTAtcttcaattattatatactaGTGGAAAGATCGAAATATTCTGtacttttctatatttttttaagatttgaatatatcatgtttttatgtttttattttagttgttatgataaaaattatttttattctgttttaatatatatatatatatatatatatatatatatattgcttttaatctctataaTATCTTTGTTCGTTTTACattaattcctttaaaaaataagctcacactaaatattattaataaaaaaaatacagtttattattattgagtAAAACCAGTACGAGTATTACTAGCATAATATCCACAATTGGATCCAAAAAAGCGTTGGCTTACAATTTTGCAATACACTAAAGATAAGTTTTCGAATATTATTATTGACGAGTGACTTCTTAATTTTagagttctttttataagtgACATAcacaaaattaatgatttagatcattaattatttttatcgaGAAATACCTTTAATATGcaccaattattatttttattaacgaaatattaaatatttttagagtCTTGCTAGTACTGAGGACATGAAACTTCAGCCAAAAAAAAGAGACAGTTATAAAGGAATTGTTTTAAACAATCATAGATGCATACcctaaagaagaaaacaaaaacattcgtAAATGCATTAGCATACATGGTAGGGTCACGAATAAAAAAACTCCGTTTTCTTTTCCAACACTGATACTTTGTATCATATCTtctctttcatatttttattatttaattaaacgtTAATAAATGTTTGATAATTTCTCTTAAATTTAATGCTAGTAGCAACttgctaaaaaaattgaatatgaaCATTCAATATTGATTGTCcacttgtttattttaaacacaATTTCAATCCTCAACTTTGAAGTCAAGCAACCAGTTAGGATCCcgcaatttaattataaaataactcatacaatttgtcttcaattttgggggattttttttttctttcttacacCATTTCTTACGTTATCTCTTctgcattttttctttaataaaagaCACACAAAttggattttgtttttattcagCCACAAGTTGAATTGACTGtaccgcaaaaaaaaaaactataccaGTTTtcatatacaaaaattaaatcaattttaaaccaTGATTAGTTTATTACCAATGGATATTTACTTTAAGTTATGCatgtatgatattttttttagtaagattttaagtttaaattttatctactAAATAAAACCTTTAACAAGAGAGTTGACTCAAAGGTTGTGAATAATATTTCTGACTCAATGATCCACGCAGTTTGACTCATTCTAACTATTTttgagtatttttaaaataattcgaTCTGTTGGTATATAGATaatagataatataataatagatGTACTTACCGTgtaaaaatatagataatataataatacattTACTTAccgtgtaaaaatattttacactattattcaattacatgataaatttattaatttttagtataaCTATCTTAAAATTCATATGATAGatgttttttaataagttaaaaatatatacacttTAATTTACACGGACTATGTAAACTAAATTCCATAAATAACAtgcttttttggtaatttttagatattaaaaaattattttgaagaatttaattaaaatgaactaA
This genomic interval from Glycine max cultivar Williams 82 chromosome 5, Glycine_max_v4.0, whole genome shotgun sequence contains the following:
- the LOC100810411 gene encoding integrin-linked protein kinase 1 isoform X1, encoding MESIAAQLKRGISRQFSSGSLRRNLSRQFTRQASLDPRRNNQRFSFGRQSSLDPIRRSPCSGNAELTVPENLDSTMQLLFMACRGDVKGVEDLLNEGIDVNSIDLDGRTALHVAACEGHVEVARLLLSRKANLDARDRWGSTAAADAKYYGNTEIYYMLKARGAKVPKTRKTPMTVANPREVPEYELNPVELQVRKSDGISKGTYQVAKWNGTKVAVKILDKDSYSDPDTINAFKHELTLLERVRHPNVVQFVGAVTQNIPMMIVREYHSKGDLASYLQKKGRLSPSKVLRFALDIARGMNYLHECKPDPVIHCDLKPKNILLDNGGQLKIAGFGTVRFSLISPDEAKLVQPEPNIDLSSLYVAPEIYKDEVFDRSVDAYSFGLIIYEMIEGTHPFHPKSSEEAVRLMCLEGKRPAFKIKTKHYPPELKELIEECWDPTPVVRPTFSQVIARLDKIVANCSKQGWWKDTFKLPWK
- the LOC100810411 gene encoding integrin-linked protein kinase 1 isoform X2: MESIAAQLKRGISRQFSSGSLRRNLSRQFTRQASLDPRRNNQRFSFGRQSSLDPIRRSPCSGNAELTVPENLDSTMQLLFMACRGDVKGVEDLLNEGIDVNSIDLDGRTALHVAACEGHVEVARLLLSRKANLDARDRWGSTAAADAKYYGNTEIYYMLKARGAKVPKTRKTPMTVANPREVPEYELNPVELQVRKSDGISKGTYQVAKWNGTKVAVKILDKDSYSDPDTINAFKHELTLLERVRHPNVVQFVGAVTQNIPMMIVREYHSKGDLASYLQKKGRLSPSKVLRFALDIARGMNYLHECKPDPVIHCDLKPKNILLDNGGQLKIAGFGTVRFSLISPDEAKLVQPEPNIDLSSLYVAPEIYKDEVFDRSVDAYSFGLIIYEMIEGTHPFHPKSSEEAVRLMCLEGKRPAFKIKTKHYPPELKELIEECWDPTPVVRPTFSQVIARLDKIVANCSKQGWWKDTFKLPW